One Sphaeramia orbicularis unplaced genomic scaffold, fSphaOr1.1, whole genome shotgun sequence genomic region harbors:
- the LOC115416520 gene encoding cell wall protein IFF6, protein MSESNLSQIGVRMSELRPSCVSSGSGSGSGPGSSSNPKPSCVSSGSGSGPGSGSNPKPSCVSSGSGSGSGSSCGSGSNPNPSCVSSGSGSGCGSGPGSGSNPKPSCVSSGSGSGCGSGSNPNPSCVLRLRGEWLICLENRTKHLKNLNHAYVRKAKTDSTSHT, encoded by the coding sequence ccgtccTGTGTGTCCTCaggctctggctctggttctggtcctggttcttcttctaACCCTAAACCCTCCTGTGTGTCCTCaggctctggttctggtcctggttctggttctaaccctAAACCATCCTGTGTGTCCTCaggctctggctctggttctggttctagttgtggttctggttctaaccctaacccgtccTGTGTGTCCTCAGGCTCTggctctggttgtggttctggtcctggttctggttctaaccctAAACCGTCCTGTGTGTCCTCAGGTTCTggctctggttgtggttctggttctaaccctaacccgtccTGTGTCCTCAGGCTCAGGGGGGAGTGGCTTATCTGTCTGGAGAACCGAACCAAACACCTGAAGAACCTGAACCACGCCTACGTCAGGAAGGCCAAGACCGACTCCACCTCCCACACCTGA